The Roseovarius sp. EL26 genome has a window encoding:
- the rpmB gene encoding 50S ribosomal protein L28 gives MSRVCELTGKGPMVGNNSSHANNKTKRRYLPNLNDVTLQSETLGRGIKFRISAAALRSVDHRGGLDAYLAKAKDTELSTNAMKVKKEIAKAQAAAA, from the coding sequence ATGTCGCGCGTTTGCGAACTGACCGGAAAAGGCCCGATGGTTGGCAACAACTCCAGCCACGCCAACAACAAAACCAAGCGCCGGTATCTGCCGAACTTGAATGATGTAACACTGCAGTCCGAAACACTGGGCCGTGGCATCAAGTTCCGTATCTCGGCCGCTGCTCTGCGTAGCGTTGATCACCGCGGTGGTCTGGATGCCTATCTTGCCAAAGCCAAAGACACTGAGCTTTCAACGAATGCTATGAAAGTGAAGAAAGAGATCGCCAAAGCACAGGCTGCAGCCGCCTGA
- the hisD gene encoding histidinol dehydrogenase, whose protein sequence is MPITSLKTAPGQAPQTAGDVVDTVQIMLSRLKAGGAQVALEYARQLDGWKGEIKVMQAEIEAAVARVPQDMKDDIAWAHDNISRFAAAQRATAQDMQIELRPGLIAGQKQIPLGAAGCYVPGGRYTHIASALMSIATAREAGVKDITACSPPNGDQGIPDEMLYAMQLAGATRILCIGGVQGIAAMTHGLFGAPPADILVGPGNAYVAEAKRQLFGPIGIDMFAGPTDSLVLADKTADPETVAIDLVSQAEHGANSPVWLATTHKPLADQVMARIPALIDDLPEPNRSAAEQAWADLGEVTLCDTAEDMAQYADDMAAEHLHVQADDLPWWRNRLQAYGSLFLGEDTTVSFGDKAAGPNHVLPTSGAARYTGGLSVHKFLKTVTWQEVDERVLPDLARVTASISRAERMEGHARAADIRLEKLSHHLKVAANH, encoded by the coding sequence ATGCCCATCACATCACTGAAAACTGCCCCCGGACAAGCCCCACAAACCGCCGGTGACGTTGTGGATACGGTTCAGATCATGTTATCCCGCCTCAAGGCTGGCGGTGCACAGGTGGCGCTGGAGTATGCGCGCCAACTTGATGGCTGGAAAGGTGAGATCAAGGTCATGCAGGCTGAAATCGAAGCCGCTGTTGCCCGCGTGCCCCAAGACATGAAAGACGACATCGCTTGGGCCCACGATAACATCAGCCGCTTCGCCGCCGCCCAGCGCGCCACAGCCCAAGACATGCAGATTGAGTTGCGCCCCGGCCTCATTGCAGGTCAAAAACAGATCCCTTTGGGCGCGGCCGGCTGCTATGTCCCCGGTGGGCGTTATACCCATATCGCATCGGCCCTGATGTCCATTGCCACCGCACGCGAGGCCGGTGTTAAAGACATCACTGCGTGCTCCCCCCCGAACGGCGACCAAGGTATCCCCGATGAGATGCTCTACGCCATGCAACTTGCTGGCGCGACCCGCATCCTGTGCATCGGTGGGGTCCAAGGCATCGCCGCCATGACCCACGGCCTGTTTGGTGCCCCCCCAGCTGATATCCTTGTCGGCCCCGGCAACGCCTATGTGGCAGAGGCCAAGCGTCAACTCTTTGGCCCGATCGGCATCGATATGTTCGCAGGTCCCACCGACAGTCTGGTTCTGGCGGATAAAACCGCCGATCCTGAAACCGTTGCAATCGATCTGGTCAGCCAGGCTGAACATGGCGCAAATTCTCCGGTTTGGCTCGCCACCACTCACAAACCGCTGGCCGATCAGGTCATGGCCCGCATTCCGGCCCTGATCGACGATCTGCCAGAACCAAACCGAAGCGCGGCAGAGCAAGCCTGGGCCGATCTGGGCGAGGTTACCTTGTGCGATACCGCCGAAGACATGGCGCAATACGCTGATGACATGGCCGCCGAGCACCTGCATGTGCAAGCTGACGATCTGCCGTGGTGGCGCAACCGCTTACAGGCTTACGGATCTTTGTTCTTGGGTGAAGACACCACCGTGTCCTTTGGTGACAAGGCGGCAGGCCCCAACCACGTTCTGCCGACATCCGGCGCCGCGCGTTACACCGGCGGCCTGTCGGTTCACAAGTTCCTCAAGACCGTAACTTGGCAAGAAGTGGACGAGCGTGTTCTGCCCGATCTGGCTCGCGTCACCGCCAGCATCAGCCGGGCCGAGCGGATGGAGGGGCACGCCCGTGCTGCAGACATTCGTTTGGAAAAGCTGTCACACCACCTGAAAGTGGCTGCAAACCACTAA
- a CDS encoding NAD-dependent deacylase, producing MEKIVILTGAGISAESGLGTFRDEEGLWAQHRIEDVATPEAFVRNPGLVHGFYNARRAQAVKANPNVAHGALARLEREFTGEVLIITQNVDDLHERAGSQSVVHMHGALNGALCHDCDHRWEAPLVMRVGDQCPQCSAQATRPDIVWFGEVPYGMEVIDPALSTADLFVSIGTSGQVYPAAAYAQHSGRMGARTVELNLEQAAYSRDFDEQHYGLATEVVPAWVAGILADRH from the coding sequence ATGGAAAAGATCGTTATTCTGACAGGGGCCGGAATTTCAGCAGAAAGTGGTCTGGGGACGTTTCGGGATGAAGAGGGATTATGGGCACAGCACCGGATTGAGGATGTCGCGACGCCTGAGGCTTTTGTGCGCAATCCAGGCCTGGTGCATGGGTTCTATAATGCGCGGCGGGCGCAGGCGGTAAAGGCCAATCCAAATGTGGCGCATGGGGCGCTGGCACGGTTGGAGCGGGAATTTACGGGCGAAGTGTTGATCATCACGCAGAATGTTGATGACTTGCATGAACGTGCGGGTAGCCAGAGTGTGGTGCATATGCATGGGGCCTTGAACGGGGCGTTGTGCCATGATTGCGATCACCGTTGGGAGGCCCCGTTGGTTATGAGGGTCGGGGATCAATGCCCGCAATGCAGTGCACAGGCAACGCGACCGGATATCGTTTGGTTTGGCGAGGTGCCTTATGGCATGGAGGTTATCGATCCGGCCTTGAGTACAGCGGATCTGTTCGTCTCAATAGGCACCTCTGGACAGGTATATCCGGCGGCAGCGTATGCGCAGCATTCCGGGCGTATGGGGGCAAGAACGGTTGAGCTTAATCTTGAGCAGGCCGCGTATTCGCGGGATTTTGATGAGCAGCATTATGGTCTGGCGACGGAAGTTGTGCCTGCTTGGGTGGCTGGTATCTTAGCAGACAGGCACTGA
- a CDS encoding low molecular weight protein-tyrosine-phosphatase, whose amino-acid sequence MTNRILFVCLGNICRSPTAEGVFRAIAPEITCESAGTGGWHVGEPPYPPMQKAAKARGYDLSSLRARQFQAQDFESFDQIIVMDDNNLQAVEHQRPNGNTTPVYRLTDYLSDPEWDHVPDPYYTREFDLTLTIIERALEKLHSTLP is encoded by the coding sequence ATGACCAACCGAATCCTTTTTGTCTGTCTTGGCAACATTTGTCGTTCCCCCACGGCTGAAGGCGTGTTTCGCGCCATCGCCCCTGAAATCACCTGCGAAAGCGCTGGCACCGGCGGCTGGCATGTCGGTGAGCCGCCCTACCCACCGATGCAAAAGGCCGCCAAAGCGCGCGGCTACGACCTCTCCTCCTTGCGCGCACGCCAATTTCAGGCGCAGGATTTTGAGAGCTTTGATCAGATCATCGTGATGGACGACAACAACTTGCAAGCCGTTGAACATCAACGCCCCAACGGCAACACAACACCTGTGTATCGATTGACTGATTACCTGTCTGATCCTGAATGGGATCACGTTCCTGATCCCTATTACACGCGTGAATTTGACCTAACACTGACCATCATTGAACGCGCGCTTGAAAAACTGCACAGTACACTGCCATGA